In one window of Nitrospira sp. DNA:
- a CDS encoding universal stress protein — translation MKMMIAVDGSEFAEWSVQMLEAVASRPPDSVTLVHVVDSASLKSSARKHAAVSKQAIAAMTKAGDQILRRFEGLAKIALKQATTKPRTAIDTILAHGRVADTITKLAKQKKTDLLVLGSRGLSDAEHYLLGSVSRKVSALAACPVLVVKRPLTTLSHVLFAADASKHSQGACRFLCQRLLPESAHVTVLSVVEPALTELAAKYLSKDQVEQIAVPKRQAAEQVVEQLRDRFLAEGCAVTTQVKVDHVTDTIIQQVASNKVDLLVAGSRGLTGSERLQLGSVSETLLKYAPCSVLIVRGWRA, via the coding sequence ATGAAGATGATGATCGCGGTGGATGGATCGGAGTTCGCCGAGTGGAGCGTGCAGATGCTGGAAGCGGTCGCCAGCCGCCCGCCCGACTCCGTCACGTTGGTTCATGTCGTGGACAGCGCATCGCTGAAATCCTCCGCCCGTAAACACGCGGCTGTCTCGAAACAAGCCATCGCCGCCATGACGAAGGCCGGCGACCAGATTCTGCGGCGCTTCGAAGGTCTGGCGAAAATCGCCTTGAAGCAGGCCACCACGAAGCCTCGCACGGCCATCGACACGATCCTCGCCCATGGCCGCGTAGCCGATACCATCACGAAGCTGGCCAAGCAGAAAAAAACCGATCTGCTTGTCCTCGGCTCGCGCGGCCTGAGCGACGCAGAACATTACCTCCTGGGCAGTGTGTCCCGTAAAGTCAGCGCCTTGGCTGCCTGCCCGGTACTGGTGGTCAAGCGGCCGCTCACAACCCTCTCCCACGTGCTCTTTGCGGCGGATGCCTCGAAACACTCCCAAGGCGCCTGTCGCTTTCTCTGCCAGCGCCTTCTTCCGGAGTCCGCGCACGTCACGGTACTGTCGGTCGTCGAACCGGCCCTGACGGAACTGGCGGCCAAGTACCTGTCGAAGGACCAGGTGGAGCAGATCGCGGTCCCGAAACGTCAGGCCGCCGAACAGGTCGTAGAGCAGTTACGCGATCGGTTCCTGGCCGAAGGTTGCGCCGTCACGACGCAGGTGAAGGTCGATCATGTGACCGACACGATCATCCAGCAGGTCGCGTCAAACAAGGTGGATCTGCTCGTGGCAGGCTCACGAGGCTTGACGGGATCCGAACGGCTTCAATTGGGCAGCGTTTCGGAAACGCTGCTGAAATATGCTCCCTGTTCGGTGCTCATCGTACGAGGATGGCGTGCCTGA
- a CDS encoding CBS domain-containing protein, with the protein MVKKRKAPARRPATAGRRRAAFEDLTVGDIVNTRVQAARLDMKGDRVAKLLLKEGSHVPVVDQAKQLMGVVSEHDLLSALDEGQAWSAQTAKDLMTDNPYSVPPETSLSTLIHVLTESDLMSVPVVTAENRLVGVVTRRDVVRAALAPRTKQRAKGR; encoded by the coding sequence ATGGTGAAGAAGCGGAAAGCCCCGGCGAGACGACCGGCCACGGCAGGACGCAGACGCGCGGCATTCGAAGACCTCACGGTCGGCGACATTGTGAATACGCGCGTCCAAGCCGCGCGTCTCGACATGAAAGGCGACCGCGTGGCGAAGTTGCTGCTGAAAGAGGGCAGTCACGTGCCGGTTGTGGATCAGGCGAAACAGCTCATGGGGGTCGTGAGCGAACATGATCTGTTGTCGGCGCTCGATGAGGGCCAGGCCTGGAGTGCTCAGACGGCTAAGGATCTCATGACCGACAATCCCTACTCGGTGCCGCCGGAAACCAGTCTCTCCACCCTGATACATGTTCTGACGGAGAGCGATCTCATGTCCGTGCCGGTCGTAACTGCGGAGAATCGACTCGTGGGGGTGGTGACGCGTCGTGATGTGGTGCGTGCCGCGCTCGCTCCCAGAACGAAACAACGGGCGAAAGGCCGGTAG
- a CDS encoding CBS domain-containing protein, which translates to MRRIDLLTQACDPKTLTVGQLMQDALFTCTARTDALTIGRLMTKQNFGGLPVVGEDGSLVGLVTEYDLLQAMIEGRDLRKVLASEIMTTQPLTAQENMTLEEVANLFQDRYVTRLPVVRGKQLVGIVARRDLLHGYMKASAYWS; encoded by the coding sequence ATGCGCCGTATCGACTTGCTCACTCAAGCCTGTGACCCGAAAACGTTGACGGTCGGCCAGCTCATGCAGGATGCGTTGTTTACCTGTACGGCACGGACGGACGCGCTGACGATCGGTCGGCTGATGACCAAGCAAAATTTCGGCGGCTTGCCTGTCGTGGGAGAGGATGGCTCTCTGGTCGGGCTCGTGACGGAATACGATCTCCTGCAAGCCATGATCGAAGGGCGGGATTTGCGCAAGGTGCTGGCTTCGGAAATCATGACGACGCAGCCCCTGACGGCTCAGGAGAACATGACGTTGGAGGAGGTCGCGAACCTGTTCCAGGATCGGTACGTGACGCGTCTGCCGGTGGTGCGGGGCAAGCAGCTCGTCGGCATCGTTGCCAGGCGGGACTTGTTGCACGGGTATATGAAGGCCTCGGCATATTGGTCCTAG
- a CDS encoding MFS transporter: MDTSPSHSLRRMPSGIWILGFVSLLMDISSEMIHSLLPLFMVTTLGAGTIAVGIVEGLAESLALVVKVFSGTLSDYLGRRKGLALFGYAVGALTKPLFAIAPDIDTLLTARLLDRVGKGVRGAPRDALVADIAPAHLRGAAFGLRQSLDTVGAFLGPLLAVGLMLLWADDFRAVFWVAVVPGMMAVALLLFGIQEPESRQTPQRANPITRDNFARLGSAYWRVVGIGSVFTLARFSEAFLVLRAQQSGIPIAFIPLVMVAMNLVYASSAYPFGKLSDRMHHRTLLALGLLVLVAADLVLAMNDHWSVILAGVALWGIHMGMTQGLLATMVADVAPIDLRGTAYGCFNLACGLAMLIASLLAGFLWDRLGAAFTFYAGACFALLAIIGTLFSPVTQRRHTG, encoded by the coding sequence ATGGACACATCTCCGTCCCATTCACTTCGCCGGATGCCCTCCGGCATCTGGATACTGGGCTTCGTCAGCCTACTGATGGACATTTCCTCGGAAATGATTCACAGCCTGCTGCCCTTGTTCATGGTCACGACACTTGGCGCCGGCACGATCGCGGTCGGCATAGTGGAGGGTTTGGCCGAGTCCCTGGCACTCGTGGTCAAAGTCTTTTCCGGGACATTGAGCGACTATCTTGGTAGACGGAAGGGGCTGGCCCTATTCGGCTATGCCGTAGGCGCGTTGACCAAACCGCTCTTCGCGATCGCGCCGGACATCGACACATTGTTGACCGCACGCTTGCTGGATCGAGTGGGAAAAGGCGTGCGAGGCGCGCCTCGCGATGCGTTAGTGGCGGACATTGCGCCGGCGCATCTCCGTGGCGCAGCGTTCGGCTTGCGGCAATCGCTCGATACGGTGGGGGCCTTTCTCGGCCCCCTGCTCGCGGTCGGATTGATGCTGCTCTGGGCCGATGATTTTCGTGCGGTCTTCTGGGTGGCCGTCGTGCCGGGCATGATGGCCGTCGCGCTGCTGCTGTTCGGCATACAGGAGCCTGAGTCCCGCCAGACGCCACAAAGGGCCAATCCGATCACCCGGGACAATTTCGCGCGCTTGGGGTCGGCCTATTGGCGGGTCGTGGGGATCGGCTCCGTGTTTACGCTGGCGCGCTTTAGCGAAGCCTTTCTCGTCCTGCGCGCACAACAAAGCGGTATTCCCATCGCCTTCATTCCCCTCGTTATGGTCGCCATGAACCTGGTGTATGCGTCCTCCGCCTATCCATTCGGCAAGCTCTCCGACAGGATGCACCACCGGACACTGCTCGCGCTCGGTCTGCTGGTGCTGGTTGCGGCCGATCTGGTCCTGGCCATGAACGATCATTGGAGCGTGATTCTGGCAGGCGTGGCGCTGTGGGGCATTCACATGGGGATGACACAAGGCCTGCTGGCCACCATGGTCGCAGACGTGGCACCGATCGATCTGCGCGGGACAGCCTACGGCTGCTTCAACCTGGCCTGCGGGCTCGCCATGCTCATCGCCAGCCTCCTCGCAGGATTCTTATGGGATCGACTCGGCGCGGCATTCACATTCTACGCGGGCGCGTGCTTCGCTCTGCTCGCGATCATCGGAACCCTGTTCTCTCCCGTGACACAACGCCGGCACACCGGTTAA
- a CDS encoding pentapeptide repeat-containing protein codes for MNQQSVPRTLVAGWVVAALLSLPTGADAEPKPVPKPSSGNTCESAFKQTRPASKILDKVLQSHARWLEDRDSPDGRRANLCRTDLRQLRLVGANLERINLEGALLKGSNLRTASLVQAHLKGADLSQAVLDDANLEGADLRKALLVKAHLNRIAADEAAFYGANLQGALFREALLERAHFEDADLQGADLSHATLLDGYFYGANLSKANLTDADLAGTDLRRTNLRQANLRRANLQGALLDSANLDGASLVEADLESAYLDDASLAHADLHEASLRGADFRFTHLGGANLQRANLENANMEGANLVKARLDSATLTMTVLYKANLSAANLHGANLHHAVLIGTQLARADLRKSDLTEIYAPNAHLQQARLSEANLELANLVAADLSQADISHAVVVQTNLQETNLRGANLSASDLTGALLNNTDLGQADLRGANLSGALGLVQAQLDAACLDEATRIPSELQRPKPCAQPRPRLRK; via the coding sequence ATGAACCAGCAGTCTGTTCCCCGCACCCTCGTCGCAGGTTGGGTGGTGGCCGCGTTACTCTCCCTCCCGACCGGTGCCGACGCCGAACCCAAGCCGGTACCCAAACCCTCCTCCGGTAATACCTGCGAGAGCGCGTTCAAGCAGACGCGTCCGGCGTCAAAAATTTTGGACAAGGTGCTCCAGTCCCATGCCCGCTGGTTGGAAGACCGGGACTCCCCCGACGGCCGCCGGGCCAATCTCTGCCGCACCGACCTTCGACAACTTCGACTGGTAGGAGCCAACCTCGAACGGATCAATCTCGAAGGGGCGCTCCTGAAAGGCTCGAATCTTCGCACCGCGAGTCTAGTGCAGGCGCACCTCAAAGGCGCGGACCTCTCCCAGGCTGTACTGGACGATGCCAATCTTGAAGGCGCCGATCTGCGCAAGGCCCTGCTGGTGAAGGCCCATCTCAATCGCATCGCCGCCGACGAAGCGGCGTTTTACGGAGCCAACCTGCAAGGCGCGCTCTTCCGGGAAGCGCTGCTGGAGCGGGCTCATTTTGAGGATGCGGATTTGCAGGGCGCGGACCTCAGCCACGCCACCCTCCTGGACGGCTATTTTTATGGCGCGAATCTGTCGAAGGCCAATCTCACCGACGCCGACCTCGCCGGAACCGACCTCCGCCGGACCAATTTGCGCCAGGCCAATTTACGCCGGGCCAATCTGCAAGGTGCCTTGCTGGACAGCGCCAACCTCGACGGGGCATCCCTCGTCGAAGCAGATCTGGAGAGCGCCTACTTGGACGATGCCTCGCTGGCGCATGCGGACCTCCATGAGGCCAGCCTTCGTGGCGCGGATTTTCGCTTTACGCATCTTGGCGGCGCCAACCTGCAGCGCGCCAATCTTGAAAATGCGAACATGGAGGGAGCCAACCTCGTGAAAGCCAGGCTGGACTCGGCCACACTCACGATGACCGTGCTGTACAAGGCCAACCTGTCGGCCGCCAATCTGCACGGGGCCAACCTGCATCATGCCGTCCTCATCGGGACGCAACTCGCGCGAGCCGATCTCCGGAAATCCGACCTCACCGAAATCTACGCTCCGAACGCCCATCTGCAGCAGGCCCGGCTCAGCGAAGCCAATCTGGAATTGGCGAATCTGGTGGCCGCCGATCTGAGCCAGGCCGACATCAGCCACGCCGTCGTGGTTCAAACCAATCTCCAGGAAACCAATCTGCGCGGAGCCAATCTCAGTGCGTCCGATTTGACGGGAGCCTTGCTGAACAATACCGATCTTGGCCAGGCCGACTTGCGAGGGGCGAACCTGAGCGGCGCACTGGGGCTGGTTCAAGCGCAGCTGGATGCAGCCTGCCTCGATGAGGCGACCAGGATTCCGTCCGAGCTCCAGAGGCCGAAGCCCTGCGCACAACCACGCCCGCGGCTGCGAAAATAG
- a CDS encoding nicotinate phosphoribosyltransferase encodes MNITSDALLTDLYELTMAQAYLAQGMTDIAVFEFFVRKLPPQRNFFMAAGLEQVLNYLEEFQFSDADIAWLDQTGGFSPASLNALRAMRFTGEVHAMPEGSLFFPHEPILRITAPLPQAQLVETRVMNLLNFQTMVASKACRSVLVAGDKPLIDFGLRRAHGAEAGLLAARAAYLAGLAGTSNVSAGARFGIPIYGTMAHSFVQAHLDEAEAFIHIAEAQPRNVVLLIDTYDTEAAAEKVVSLAGRLNAQGISIHGVRLDSGDLADHARKVRHILDRGGLTATQILASGNLDEARIQALVTGQAPIDSFAIGTAMTTSADAPYLDCAYKLQEYAGRPCRKRSEGKATWPGRKQVYRRIGTDGRLNGDIITVEGDCREGRPLLDRVMQGGHRVASPPSLEDVRRYARLSLTQLPAPLRRIDRADPYDVRIAPALIELAEQVDLHT; translated from the coding sequence ATGAACATCACCTCGGACGCGCTGCTCACCGACCTCTACGAACTCACGATGGCACAAGCCTATCTCGCCCAGGGAATGACGGACATCGCCGTCTTTGAATTCTTCGTCCGGAAACTGCCGCCGCAACGCAACTTCTTCATGGCCGCGGGGCTGGAGCAGGTCTTGAACTACCTGGAGGAGTTTCAGTTCTCAGACGCCGACATCGCCTGGCTCGATCAGACCGGCGGATTCAGCCCGGCGTCGCTCAACGCGCTCCGCGCGATGCGCTTTACCGGCGAGGTCCACGCGATGCCGGAGGGGAGTCTCTTCTTTCCACACGAGCCGATCCTCCGCATTACCGCGCCGCTGCCGCAAGCGCAACTCGTCGAAACACGGGTGATGAATCTCCTGAACTTCCAAACGATGGTGGCCTCCAAAGCCTGCCGGTCAGTCTTGGTCGCCGGCGACAAACCCCTGATCGATTTCGGCCTGCGCCGCGCGCATGGGGCGGAAGCGGGCCTCCTCGCCGCCCGCGCCGCATACCTCGCCGGACTCGCGGGCACGTCGAACGTATCAGCCGGCGCCCGCTTCGGCATCCCGATCTACGGGACGATGGCCCATTCGTTCGTCCAGGCTCATCTCGACGAGGCGGAGGCCTTCATCCACATCGCGGAGGCGCAACCGCGCAACGTCGTGCTCCTCATCGACACCTATGACACGGAAGCGGCGGCGGAGAAGGTGGTCTCCCTGGCGGGTCGCTTGAACGCACAAGGCATCTCCATCCACGGCGTCCGGCTCGATAGCGGAGACCTGGCCGATCACGCGCGCAAGGTTCGGCACATTCTCGATCGCGGAGGCCTCACCGCCACCCAAATCCTCGCCAGCGGAAATCTTGACGAGGCACGCATCCAGGCGCTGGTGACGGGACAGGCACCGATCGACAGTTTTGCGATCGGCACGGCCATGACCACGTCGGCCGATGCTCCATACCTGGACTGCGCCTACAAACTTCAGGAATATGCCGGCAGACCCTGCCGCAAACGTTCCGAAGGCAAGGCCACCTGGCCGGGTCGAAAACAGGTCTACCGCCGGATCGGAACCGACGGACGCCTGAACGGTGATATCATCACGGTCGAGGGAGACTGCCGAGAAGGCCGGCCCCTGCTGGACCGCGTGATGCAGGGAGGTCACCGCGTCGCATCCCCTCCGTCGCTGGAAGACGTTCGACGATATGCTCGGCTCTCATTGACACAACTGCCGGCCCCGTTGCGCCGGATCGACCGCGCCGATCCATACGACGTCCGGATCGCGCCGGCTCTCATCGAATTGGCGGAACAGGTCGATTTACACACATGA
- a CDS encoding isochorismatase family protein, whose product MTPLHPGDALLIVDVQNDFVANGALAVPGGQDVIPVLRRYLALFAEHGLPVFATRDWHPPDHCSFHTQGGPWPPHCVARTPGAQFPDDLRLPPSVIVISKGTDPTREAYSGFQGTPLHDRLRTARIVRLFIGGLATDYCVLETVRDARTLGYEVCLLVDAIRPVNVLPDDGRRAEEAMVLAGAIPLCLERLAA is encoded by the coding sequence ATGACACCTCTTCATCCAGGCGATGCACTCCTCATTGTGGACGTTCAGAACGATTTTGTCGCGAATGGCGCACTGGCGGTGCCCGGCGGCCAGGACGTGATTCCGGTCTTGCGGCGGTATCTGGCTCTGTTTGCCGAACATGGCCTGCCGGTGTTCGCCACACGGGATTGGCACCCGCCCGACCACTGCTCTTTCCACACACAGGGAGGGCCTTGGCCGCCGCACTGCGTCGCGCGCACGCCAGGAGCACAATTTCCCGACGACCTCCGGCTTCCTCCATCCGTCATTGTAATCTCGAAAGGCACCGACCCTACGCGCGAGGCCTACTCCGGCTTCCAAGGCACTCCGTTGCACGATCGCCTTCGGACCGCCCGCATTGTCCGGTTGTTCATAGGAGGGCTGGCCACAGACTATTGCGTGCTCGAAACCGTGCGGGATGCCCGGACCCTCGGGTATGAGGTCTGCCTGTTGGTCGATGCCATCCGGCCGGTCAATGTGCTTCCCGATGACGGCCGGCGCGCCGAAGAAGCGATGGTGTTGGCCGGCGCCATTCCCCTTTGCCTGGAGCGATTGGCCGCATGA
- a CDS encoding cytochrome c: MQIVMTAGSRYSFVVSLAVTLAAACGSATAQDFPPDVTRGKAVYERHCFACHGRGGWGDGPDAAALTVPPANFHRFKSFLKSDEELLRTIEHGIVFSPMHSWQGQLTETERQDVLAYIRLLVQQGQ, translated from the coding sequence ATGCAGATCGTCATGACTGCCGGCTCCCGATATTCCTTCGTCGTCTCGCTTGCCGTGACCCTCGCAGCCGCCTGTGGCTCGGCGACGGCACAGGACTTTCCGCCGGACGTCACCCGAGGGAAGGCGGTCTACGAGCGTCATTGCTTCGCTTGCCACGGTCGTGGCGGATGGGGCGACGGCCCCGATGCCGCCGCATTAACGGTTCCGCCGGCCAATTTCCACCGGTTCAAGTCCTTCCTCAAGTCCGACGAGGAGTTGCTCAGAACGATCGAACACGGCATCGTCTTCAGCCCGATGCATTCCTGGCAGGGGCAACTGACCGAAACGGAAAGGCAGGACGTGCTGGCCTACATCCGCCTGCTCGTGCAGCAGGGCCAGTAG
- a CDS encoding zinc ribbon domain-containing protein: MPMYDYTCLDCGKESLIIVTLKQHEQGEVQCPACGSTKLQQHFSSFIAHTTKKS; this comes from the coding sequence ATGCCCATGTACGACTACACCTGTCTGGACTGCGGAAAAGAATCGCTGATCATCGTGACGTTGAAGCAACATGAACAAGGCGAGGTACAATGTCCCGCCTGCGGCAGCACCAAACTGCAACAACACTTTTCGTCGTTCATCGCGCACACAACCAAGAAAAGCTGA
- a CDS encoding AAA family ATPase has translation MSDKQKLPPSLLAPQVDPGRLGFDDTSEVEPLDDTIGQERAVEALDFGLQMKSPGFNIFVSGPVGTGKGTLVRQMVKRLAQTAPAPSDWCYVHNFQDASRPTCLSFPAGQGASFKREMSTFIEGLRRDIPAAFEGKKYLDAKAKIIEETEGKKKALFHDLTALCHQRGFGFEETPVGFGLVPLKDDRPMTEKEMEELSEQVQQELTGKRQSLESDLREFHVRMHTLEREAEQALHHLDHQIVANVMQGAYETLQRAYQDLRPVTTYLQRVHHDIIHQYKDFLPHSGPVLPIPGLEQTRRPDMTRFAVNLIVAREVAAGAPVVDESHPTYSNLIGKIERRAHLGVMYTDFTEIRAGAMLQANGGYLILQALDLLRQPFSWDALKRVIKTGAVTIEDPAEFYGFATAGLRPEPIPVSVKVILVGTAGIYHLLQAYEEDFSKLFKVKADFDVEVPHDERQERQYARFVAKLCKEEGLPHFGADAVAEVIRQGFRYADRHDRLSLRFSLVSDLIREAGYWARKDGHSFVTRADVESALAHQRHRADLPEQWIQDEIREGTLMVDLQGEVVGQVNGLSVYELGDYAFGRPTRITARTYVGTKGVIDIQREVELAGNIHSKGVMTLAGFLAGKFAGMQPFALSATLTFEQTYSEIEGDSAAVAELTAVLSSLADLPVRQSLAVTGSVNQLGEIQPIGGVNEKIEGFFESCKRHGLTGTQGVLIPARNTKHLALNREVVAAVEEGKFAVYGVDHVEQALELLIGVPAGERGPEGTFPPESIYGRTAARLDEMAQIVANWGEGEEEPEKVKG, from the coding sequence ATGTCGGACAAACAGAAGCTTCCCCCTAGTCTGTTGGCTCCGCAGGTGGACCCCGGTCGCCTGGGATTCGATGATACGAGCGAGGTCGAACCGCTCGATGACACGATCGGGCAGGAACGGGCGGTCGAGGCCCTGGACTTCGGCCTCCAGATGAAGAGTCCCGGCTTCAACATCTTCGTCTCCGGGCCGGTCGGGACGGGCAAGGGTACACTCGTCAGACAAATGGTGAAGCGGCTGGCCCAAACGGCACCGGCCCCATCCGACTGGTGTTACGTCCACAACTTTCAAGACGCGTCCCGCCCGACTTGCCTCTCGTTTCCGGCCGGGCAGGGCGCATCGTTTAAACGTGAGATGAGCACCTTCATCGAGGGCCTTCGCCGGGACATTCCCGCGGCCTTCGAAGGCAAGAAGTACCTCGATGCCAAGGCGAAGATCATCGAAGAGACGGAAGGGAAAAAGAAGGCCCTCTTCCACGACCTCACCGCGCTCTGTCACCAGCGCGGATTCGGGTTCGAAGAAACGCCGGTCGGCTTCGGGCTGGTCCCGCTGAAAGACGACCGCCCGATGACCGAAAAGGAAATGGAGGAACTCTCCGAGCAGGTTCAGCAGGAACTCACGGGAAAACGACAGTCGCTCGAGAGCGACCTACGGGAGTTTCACGTCCGGATGCACACCCTCGAACGGGAAGCCGAGCAGGCGCTGCATCATCTCGACCACCAGATCGTCGCCAACGTCATGCAAGGGGCCTACGAAACGCTGCAGCGGGCCTATCAAGACCTACGACCCGTGACGACGTACCTGCAGCGGGTCCATCACGACATCATTCACCAATACAAAGACTTCCTGCCTCACAGCGGTCCCGTGCTGCCGATTCCGGGGTTGGAACAAACCCGTCGCCCGGACATGACCCGGTTCGCCGTCAACCTCATCGTGGCCCGGGAAGTCGCCGCCGGAGCGCCGGTGGTGGATGAATCCCACCCGACTTATAGCAACCTCATCGGAAAAATCGAGCGCCGGGCGCACCTTGGCGTGATGTATACCGATTTTACCGAAATCCGGGCCGGGGCCATGTTGCAGGCCAACGGCGGCTACCTGATTCTCCAGGCACTGGATCTCCTCCGACAGCCGTTTTCCTGGGACGCCTTGAAGCGCGTCATCAAGACCGGCGCCGTCACCATCGAGGACCCGGCCGAGTTCTATGGATTCGCCACGGCGGGCCTGCGGCCGGAACCGATTCCCGTCTCGGTCAAGGTGATCCTGGTCGGCACAGCAGGCATCTATCACTTGCTGCAAGCCTATGAGGAGGATTTCTCCAAACTCTTCAAGGTGAAAGCCGATTTCGATGTGGAGGTCCCGCACGATGAGCGGCAGGAGCGGCAATATGCGCGCTTCGTCGCCAAATTGTGCAAAGAGGAAGGACTGCCGCATTTCGGCGCCGACGCCGTGGCGGAAGTCATCCGTCAGGGGTTTCGTTATGCCGACCGGCACGATCGGCTATCCTTGCGATTCAGTCTGGTCAGCGACCTCATTCGCGAAGCCGGCTATTGGGCCAGGAAAGACGGGCACTCCTTCGTGACACGCGCGGATGTTGAATCGGCCCTGGCGCACCAGCGACACCGTGCCGATCTGCCTGAGCAATGGATCCAGGATGAAATCCGCGAAGGGACTCTGATGGTGGATCTGCAAGGCGAGGTCGTCGGTCAGGTCAACGGGCTGTCCGTCTATGAGCTGGGCGATTATGCCTTCGGCCGTCCCACCAGGATCACCGCCCGCACCTATGTCGGCACCAAAGGCGTGATCGATATTCAACGCGAGGTCGAACTCGCGGGTAACATCCACAGCAAGGGGGTCATGACGCTGGCCGGATTCCTGGCGGGAAAATTCGCGGGGATGCAGCCGTTCGCGCTCAGCGCCACCCTTACCTTCGAACAGACCTACTCCGAAATCGAGGGAGACAGTGCCGCCGTGGCCGAACTCACGGCCGTCCTTTCAAGCCTCGCCGACCTTCCCGTCCGGCAATCGCTGGCCGTCACCGGCTCGGTGAACCAACTCGGTGAAATCCAACCCATCGGGGGCGTGAACGAGAAGATCGAAGGGTTCTTTGAGTCGTGCAAGCGGCACGGCCTGACCGGTACGCAAGGGGTGCTCATCCCCGCTCGAAACACGAAACACCTGGCGCTGAACCGGGAAGTCGTCGCGGCCGTGGAAGAGGGAAAGTTTGCCGTGTATGGCGTGGACCATGTCGAACAGGCGCTTGAGTTGCTCATCGGCGTCCCCGCCGGGGAACGCGGACCGGAAGGAACCTTCCCGCCTGAGAGCATCTATGGTCGAACCGCCGCGCGCCTGGATGAGATGGCGCAGATTGTCGCGAATTGGGGAGAAGGCGAAGAAGAGCCTGAGAAGGTCAAGGGGTAA
- a CDS encoding HPF/RaiA family ribosome-associated protein yields the protein MNLEVESRNIAMTPRWKTEIEERMATLQRGHDDIIHGRVTLTKNRHHKKLDNVAEALVLVTVPTRHTITSRKEDKTFEEAIRAAFDAVAIELRKFREKRADKVVRIEPLPQLRGVVSKVFPHLGYGFILKDGGGEVYFHKNAVKGIPFNDMEDGQEVIFESEPGEKGLHATIVQPPHALEL from the coding sequence ATGAACCTGGAAGTTGAGAGCCGCAATATCGCCATGACCCCGCGCTGGAAAACCGAGATCGAAGAACGGATGGCCACCTTGCAGCGTGGCCACGACGACATTATCCATGGACGCGTCACCCTGACGAAAAATCGCCATCATAAAAAATTGGACAACGTGGCAGAAGCGCTTGTGCTGGTCACGGTGCCGACCCGTCACACCATCACCTCCCGCAAGGAGGACAAAACATTCGAGGAGGCGATCCGGGCCGCCTTCGACGCCGTGGCGATCGAACTGCGGAAATTTCGCGAGAAGCGGGCCGACAAAGTCGTGCGCATCGAACCGCTGCCCCAGCTCCGCGGCGTGGTGAGCAAAGTATTCCCGCACCTCGGCTATGGTTTCATCCTGAAGGACGGCGGCGGCGAAGTGTATTTCCATAAGAATGCGGTGAAGGGCATCCCGTTCAATGACATGGAGGACGGACAGGAGGTTATCTTCGAGAGCGAACCGGGCGAGAAGGGCCTGCATGCCACCATCGTTCAACCACCCCACGCGCTGGAACTGTAG
- a CDS encoding adenylyl-sulfate kinase: MTPLPFALWLTGLPASGKSSIVARLLPRLESWGVPVEVLESDAVRRIVTPKASYSNEERDLFYRALAFMGSRLVAHGVSVIFDATASRREYREFARSLIPSLLEVSIECPLEVCMQRDKKGTYRRGLQGESSTVPGLQTPYEAPVSPALAIDTMVVSPDAAAEQILALIQSRLEA; the protein is encoded by the coding sequence ATGACTCCCTTACCATTTGCCCTGTGGCTGACCGGTCTTCCCGCTTCCGGGAAAAGCTCGATCGTTGCGCGGTTGTTACCCAGGCTCGAATCGTGGGGAGTGCCGGTCGAAGTCCTGGAGTCCGATGCGGTCCGCCGCATTGTGACCCCCAAGGCCAGCTACTCCAACGAAGAACGTGACCTGTTCTATCGCGCCTTGGCGTTCATGGGGTCGCGACTGGTTGCGCATGGGGTGAGTGTGATCTTCGACGCGACGGCGAGCCGGCGGGAGTATCGGGAGTTTGCGCGCAGCTTGATTCCCAGCCTGTTGGAAGTCTCCATCGAGTGTCCGCTGGAGGTCTGCATGCAGCGCGACAAGAAGGGGACTTACCGGCGAGGCTTGCAGGGCGAGTCGTCCACCGTGCCCGGGTTGCAGACACCCTACGAAGCACCGGTCTCGCCGGCTCTGGCCATTGACACGATGGTCGTGTCGCCGGATGCCGCAGCGGAACAGATCCTCGCGCTGATCCAATCTCGTCTTGAGGCCTGA